From the Helianthus annuus cultivar XRQ/B chromosome 17, HanXRQr2.0-SUNRISE, whole genome shotgun sequence genome, the window AAAAGTGAGACAACAACAACATCACAGATATCAAAATGCGAAAATGCGAAAATGCAAAAATGACAAAAATCTGTAATGAAGCTTCCAATTAATAGAATCTTACACTTTCTTAAGAGAATGCTGGCCCAACCCTGCAGGTATCGTACCTCCTAAAGAGTTAGAACTTAAGTTCCTGCAGTTAAAAAGAAACTTTAAACGGATTTGAACCAGAAAACTATAGAAAGAAGAACAATCACACAATAAGAGTAGGTAGATGATACTTACAAGCTTACCAAGTTGGTTAAAAGAACGACTTTATCACTAATATACCCTTTCAAACCTTGGCTCCCAAGATCTCTGTAAACATAACGACATATACCGAACAATTAATATAAGCAATAGATTACTAGCATAAGTCAAAACAACTTGCGTAAATGAATACTTACATCTGAGTGATTACAAGAGCAATCCCATCGCGATGGCAAGTAACACCCTCCCATGCATCCCAACTAGTAGGAGCACAAGGATCACCGTTCCATCCCATTCTTTCTGGAACGCGTAACGATACCTTTAGTTCTTGCATAGCGGAAGCTGCAATAGAGATCCAATGAAATCATCAATAAGCCTGTAAACAAACTGAATGTTCATGAACTGGTTGTGAACCTGTTCGGCGGGgagttcgtttatttaataaacgaacgaacatgaacacacgttttgtttgttcatttttgttcgtgaacgtccgtttatgttcgtttatataaatacataaatagttatctttatataaatattaaacataaaaagAATTTTCTAGCTACTTATATAAAGATAACTAATTGGTAATTGGGCTTTCTAGTTATAAAAATGGGTATTCCAATGGAACTTATCATAATCTGtcactaatttatataaaaaattacttTATGTCCGTTTATGTTTAGTCAATTATGTtcgtttaagtttgtttgtttatgttcctGTACTGTTCATTTAGGTtttaaacgaacacgaacatgccgattttcttaataaacgaacataaaaaaaatgtgttcgattatatgttcgtattcggttaaagttaaatgaacgaacacatgCGTTCGGTTCAGTTACATGTCTAATCATCAAAGTTTGACATAATCTACTAAAAACCACCTTGCTCAGGCACGGTCATGACATCGGCTGGAACAATGGCGTAATTCTCAAGCCCGCAAATCAAAGGCGACCCGACAACAGGAACAAGCTTCACAACCAGAGTGTCAACGCTCAAATTCTTCGCCACATAATGATAACTAAACGCAGCGAAACCACCAACTTCCTTAAATATATCAACCGTAGTAACATTCTCCTCGTTTATAACCACATCAAACACTCGTTTCCCTTTCCCATCCACGCTTACATCAATCTCCGCAAAATGAAGCCACACAAGATAATCCAATTTCGCATCCACCGGCAAACTATACACCAAACTCCCTTTACCAGTCAACGTAACCGCTGACTCATACAACTTCGCCGGAAAATAATTCGGACCACTACCAGCACCAACAACATTCCTAACCGCCGTAACCGACTTAACCCCAACCGTATCCGTCCTAAACTTCGCATCCGATTGCCATGCCCTACCGAACACATCCGTGTCATTACTAAACCCCGGCCCCCACTGATTCGAACCACAAGTCAACCGACCGTAATTAACTAATATCGACGAGTCATTTCCGGTTTTGACCGGATCATACGACTCCGGATCGATCCGAATTACCTCAATCGAACCGATAACCGGAGGATCAGTAGCTATACTATACAAACACACATCAATATCACTATCTAAAGCATAAAACATCAGATCTGAGTACGCGCCGTACCGGCTAATATCCTCGGGCCACGGCGACCGCCACGAGAACACAACCGTGCCTTCGACCGACAAATCGAAGCTCGGAGAGTGAGATTTACCGTCGTAGTTATCATAAACGGTGAAAGTGCGTAGATAATATCTTCCCGGAGGAATCTCCGGGAACGTGTAACAGTTTTTTTTACCGGAGGAGATCGGAAAGTACCGTACGGTTTTCTCGTGGAAGGATTGGAAGAGGAGCGGTTCCGAAACGATGCCGTTTGAACCGGCGGAGGCGTAACGGTCGGAGAGCCACGTGGTGTTGAATTTatcggtggtggtggttgtgctGCCGCAGTCGATGTGGTACGACGTCGTATCTGTAGATTAAACAACAACAGTTAATGAGTGAAAGTAAAGTTAGTGAGCAATTGAGTGAGAATAATCTGTTGAAAGTTGTTAAAAGTTAGTTACAGATGCaatgagtgtgtgtgtgtgtgtgtgtgtgtggagtGTGAATTGTGTTACTTACCGAAGGGGAAGGAGGATGAAGGAGTGAAGAGGAGTGATAGGAGGAGAGTGAAAACGGTGGTTGCCGGAAgcatggtggtggtggtggtggtgacggtgacGGTGACGGTGGTTTGGACTTACGGAGGATAAAGGTCAATTTTATAAGATCGGCAAATTGTATGTATTTTAAGTAAACGGCGAGATTGACGGAGGAGGGGGAAACGGAGAGTGATTGGGAAAGTGGTGGTGGGGGCGTTAGAATTTTTAATGAGTTGGCAGGTGGGTGGATGATGACTTTTAAATCTTTTtctaattaatttttataaatatttttttttataaaatatacaaTATGGTTTAGAAAAATATACtcgtttttatattttaaatcctTATTATATCAAGTTGTTTGTTTGCATAATTGCATGATTGATGCAAAACAAATCTAGTCAAAGATCTTATGGTTTGGATCTTAGTATACTTTGTTAAGGATATTGGTTAAGTGGTATTGTCGGTCATTGGGAGATAGCATCGTTTACCATGTTTGAGAACGATGTGCCAATTGAAACATTTTGTCTTGAAACGGTCCAGATTAACCCTTTTCAAAGGAATATATAAAATGGATTGTCTTAACGAGTGTTGGTTATGGTTATtatcaaggttggagaactcgttAGTCGGCCAgtgaggtggggactagcgactactcgggattaattggatcgggttttttatatgtaattttcagttttatgtatacatatacatatttttataggtaaatattttaagtagctaggttttaactcttactcaactcatttttttaagtatacaagattaattgttggaattcacatGGTTTGGTTGGAAATTGGCCGGAGTACACAGGTTTTTTGCCGGAATCTGTCCGGAATCGCCGATTTTTGGCTGGCCGACTAGGTCCAACTAGGCACGACTAGCGATTAATTGACTGATTAACAAAAAATTACTCAGTTActggccgactagcgattaatcgccgactagtcgcgatttttacaacactggttATTATAATGGGATGTTGTTAGGTCCGTTGTGCCCTTGTTAGAGAATTGTTATAGTTAGGTTATTATAATGGGATGTTGTTAGGTACGTAGTGATCCTGCTCCTAGGGTTTGTTAGTATGGTATTGTTATTTAAGTCTCTTCATAAATGAGAAGACTTTTATGGTAATTAATTGAGCTAGTAAAATGACTTGTTTATGAATTTTAGTGCAATTGTAACTTATGATGTTAGGTTATGTCACTCCTATCATTCATTGCTCTTATTTGT encodes:
- the LOC110926230 gene encoding receptor-like protein 4 encodes the protein MLPATTVFTLLLSLLFTPSSSFPFDTTSYHIDCGSTTTTTDKFNTTWLSDRYASAGSNGIVSEPLLFQSFHEKTVRYFPISSGKKNCYTFPEIPPGRYYLRTFTVYDNYDGKSHSPSFDLSVEGTVVFSWRSPWPEDISRYGAYSDLMFYALDSDIDVCLYSIATDPPVIGSIEVIRIDPESYDPVKTGNDSSILVNYGRLTCGSNQWGPGFSNDTDVFGRAWQSDAKFRTDTVGVKSVTAVRNVVGAGSGPNYFPAKLYESAVTLTGKGSLVYSLPVDAKLDYLVWLHFAEIDVSVDGKGKRVFDVVINEENVTTVDIFKEVGGFAAFSYHYVAKNLSVDTLVVKLVPVVGSPLICGLENYAIVPADVMTVPEQASAMQELKVSLRVPERMGWNGDPCAPTSWDAWEGVTCHRDGIALVITQIDLGSQGLKGYISDKVVLLTNLVSLNLSSNSLGGTIPAGLGQHSLKKVDLSNNQITGSIPDSLSSSNLQLVILNGNKLEGQVPEELYSIGVHGGAIDLSGNKGLCGVPSLPDCPLFWKNGGLSNGGKIAIGISCGVVFLLAAVITFICIRRRRNDYDFGLPQELMSLAAKRNKYQRQKSLMALEMESQHAKGFIPSYN